In one Dermacentor albipictus isolate Rhodes 1998 colony chromosome 4, USDA_Dalb.pri_finalv2, whole genome shotgun sequence genomic region, the following are encoded:
- the LOC139059271 gene encoding uncharacterized protein, with protein MWSRCATAAVVAALYLSYLMECLENHECVSKKSGRQFFTTVSMVITYSQRPQLFVVAFSAYTIAHGWLMIETVAQVDLWPPNAAAWSAIRRFLMKVAFLMELAMPLIAVFPAEGSHLHYVFTSVYGMGTHLALLTFYFERRALPGAAAIEGALMWLRAFVFVHGTSLLIMALGFAVHTGGYEYCKFLNYSPCPTD; from the exons ATGTGGAGTCGCTGTGCAACAGCAGCAGTGGTCGCGGCATTGTACCTCTCTTATCTGATGGAGTGCCTGGAGAACCATGAATGCGTGTCCAAAAAGTCCGGG cgGCAGTTCTTCACGACCGTAAGcatggtcatcacgtacagccAACGGCCGCAACTGTTCGTGGTGGCCTTCTCGGCATACACCATTGCCCACGGCTGGCTTATGATCGAAACGGTGGCCCAAGTGGATCTGTGGCCTCCCAACGCCGCTGCATGGAGCGCCATCAGAAGATTCCTCATGAAGGTTGCTTTTCTGATGGAGCTGGCAATGCCACTTATTGCCGTttttccagcagagggcagccaCCTCCACTATGTGTTCACTTCTGTCTACGGCATGGGAACACATCTGGCACTGCTGACTTTCTACTTTGAAAGACGGGCGCTACCAGGCGCGGCCGcgatcgaa GGCGCTTTAATGTGGCTGAGAGCGTTCGTCTTCGTCCACGGTACGTCACTGCTCATCATGGCACTTGGTTTTGCCGTGCACACCGGTGGATACGAGTACTGTAAGTTCCTAAATTATTCACCCTGTCCTACAGACTGA